A single window of Castor canadensis chromosome 3, mCasCan1.hap1v2, whole genome shotgun sequence DNA harbors:
- the Dtd2 gene encoding D-aminoacyl-tRNA deacylase 2 has translation MADGCRNPQARALLQQCLHAQLQVRPAEGDAAAQWVEVQRGLVIYVCFFKGADKELLPKMVNTLLNVKLSETENGKHVSILDLPGDILIIPQATLGGRVKGRNMQYHSNCGKEEGLELYSQFVSLCEKELAANSKCAEAGVVVEHGTYGNRQVLKLDTNGPYTHLIEF, from the exons ATGGCTGATGGCTGCCGCAATCCTCAGGCTCGGGCGCTCCTGCAGCAGTGCCTGCATGCTCAACTGCAAGTTCGCCCAGCCGAGGGGGACGCCGCGGCTCAGTGGGTGGAG GTTCAGAGAGGACTAGTGATTTATGTGTGCTTCTTCAAGGGAGCTGATAAAGAACTTCTTCCGAAAATGG TTAATACACTGTTAAATGTGAAACTGAGTGAGACAGAAAATGGCAAGCATGTCTCTATATTGGATCTACCTGGCGACATTCTTATCATCCCTCAAGCCACCCTTGGGGGCAgagtaaaaggaagaaacatgCAGTATCACTCTAACTGTGGAAAAGAAGAAGGGTTAGAACTTTATTCCCAATTTGTGTCTCTATGTGAAAAAGAATTAGCTGCAAACAGTAAGTGTGCTGAAGCTGGGGTCGTAGTGGAGCATGGCACTTACGGGAACAGACAGGTATTAAAGCTAGATACCAATGGACCATACACACACCTAATtgagttttga